The Budorcas taxicolor isolate Tak-1 chromosome 25, Takin1.1, whole genome shotgun sequence genome includes a region encoding these proteins:
- the LOC128068512 gene encoding olfactory receptor 8B4, whose protein sequence is MALVNSSSVTEFILVGLSELLELQLPLFLLFLGIYVFTVVGNLGLITLIALNSSLHTPMYFFLFNLSFIDFCYSCVFTPKMLIDFISENIISYVGCMTQLFFFCFFVNSECYVLVSMAYDRFVAICNPLLYTVTMSPQVCSLMMLGSYMIGFAGAMAHAGSMLRLTFCDSNIVDHYLCEVLPLLQLSCPRTHINELVFFIVVGGVITISSISIFISYALIISSILRIPSSEGRSKAFSTCGSHVVAVALFFGSGAFTYLTTSFPGSKDQGKFASVFYTNVVPMLNPLIYSLRNKDVKLALRKTLKTVLF, encoded by the coding sequence ATGGCTCTGGTAAACAGCTCCTCAGTAACTGAGTTCATCCTCGTGGGATTATCAGaactattagagcttcagcttcccctcttcctcctgttcTTAGGGATCTACGTGTTCACGGTGGTGGGCAACTTGGGCTTGATCACCTTAATTGCGTTGAATTCTAGCCTTCACACTCCAATGTACTTTTTCCTCTTCAACTTGTCTTTTATAGATTTTTGTTATTCCTGTGTGTTTACCCCCAAAATGCTAATTGATTTCATATCAGAAAATATCATTTCTTATGTGGGATGTATGACACAACTAttcttcttctgcttctttgtCAATTCTGAGTGCTACGTGTTGGTATCGATGGCTTATGATCGCTTTGTGGCTATTTGCAATCCTCTGCTGTACACGGTCACCATGTCCCCTCAGGTCTGTTCGCTGATGATGCTTGGTTCGTATATGATAGGGTTTGCTGGGGCCATGGCCCACGCCGGAAGCATGTTGAGACTGACCTTCTGTGATTCGAACATCGTCGACCACTATCTGTGTGAAGTTCTCCCCCTCTTGCAGCTCTCCTGCCCCAGGACTCACATCAATGAGCTGgtgttttttattgttgttggagGGGTCATCACAATATCCAGTATCAGCATCTTCATCTCATATGCTCTGATTATCTCCAGTATCCTCCGTATTCCTTCCTCTGAGGGCAGGTCCAAAGCCTTCAGCACGTGTGGCTCCCACGTAGTTGCTGTGGCTCTGTTCTTTGGGTCAGGGGCATTCACCTATTTAACAACCTCTTTTCCTGGATCAAAGGACCAGGGTAAATTTGCCTCAGTCTTCTACACCAATGTGGTTCCCATGCTTAACCCTTTGATCTACAGTCTGAGGAATAAGGATGTTAAACTTGCTCTGAGAAAAACCCTGAA